The following DNA comes from Hahella chejuensis KCTC 2396.
TGCCCCTGGCGTTCGGTAATCTGGTGGCGGAGCATTATGAGGATGATTTCCATGCGGCGAACCCGATTATCGATGAGCTGCGCAACAAAATGGAAATCGTAGAGGATAAGCGCTACAGCCAGGAGTATCACGAGCCGGACAAGCGTTCCATCGCCAATGCGTTGCAGGTGTTCTTTAAAGACGGAACTTCCACGGATAAGGTTGAAGTGGAATATCCGATTGGGCACCGCCGTCGTCGCGAGGAAGGTATTCCTTTATTGGAGAAAAAATTCCGCGCCAATCTGGCGACGCGTTTTCCTGGTAAACGTTGCGAGGATATCTTCGCCTTGTGTAAGGATCAGCAAAAACTGGAGGCGACTCCCGTTAACGAATTCATGGATCTATTCGTTATCTAGTTCTTGTGAATATGCGCCGCCCGGGTTAGAAGAGGGCGGCGTCAAAATAAAAAAGCGCGAGAATCCGCGCTTTTTTGTGTGCTGGTTTCAGCTAGCCCTACAGGCGCCCGTCCACCGCGTCTTTCGGCAGTACGTATTTGACGTCGAAGAGGACATGGTTGTCTTTGCCGAGTTTGCGGATATTTTCTATACCCATGTCTTTAAATTGCTTGTGCGCCACAGTGAGAATGATGGCGTCGTAATGATTTTCTTTTAATTCTGGAATGACGCGAATGCCATATTCGTGTTCCGCCTCCGCGGGGCTGGCCCATGGGTCGTAGACATCCACGTTGGCGTTATATGACTTAAACGCGCTGATAACGTCGACTACGCGAGTGTTGCGGATGTCTGGGCAGTTCTCTTTGAAGGTCAATCCCAATACCAGGATATTGGCTTCCGCCACATGTTGTTTGCGTTGCGTCATCATGCGGATGACGCGCTCCGCTACATGCTGGCCCATGCCGTCGTTAATGCGACGGCCGGATAGTATGATTTCGGGGTGGTGGCCGACCGCCTGGGCTTTGTAGGTCAGGTAGTAAGGATCGACGCCAATGCAATGACCTCCTACCAAACCGGGACGGAAGGGGAGAAAGTTCCACTTGGTGCCGGCGGCTTCCAATACTTCTAAAGTGTCGATGCCAAGCTTTTCGAAAATCAATGACAGCTCATTGATCAGCGCAATATTGACGTCGCGCTGCGTGTTCTCGATGACCTTGGCCGCTTCCGCCACTTTGATGCTGCTTGCTTTGTGGGTGCCGGCGATAATAATGGATGCGTAGAGTTCGTCTATGTACTGTGCAACCTCGGGAGTAGAGCCGGAGGTAACCTTCAAGATGTTAATGACCCTGTGCTCTTTATCCCCGGGGTTGATGCGCTCGGGGCTGTAGCCGGCGAAAAAGTCCTGGTTGAACGTCAATCCAGAAACTTCTTCAAGTATGGGAACGCAGACTTCTTCTGTTGCGCCAGGATAAACGGTGGATTCGTAAATGACGACGTCATCTTTTTTCAGCACTTTGCCGATTGCGCGGCTGGCTGATTGTAATGGTCTTAGATCGGGTGTTTTGAAGTCGTCGATAGGGGTTGGGACGGTGACAATGTAAACATTACAGGATTGTATATCTTCAAGTTTGCTGCTGTAGGAAAGTTTGTTTGCTTCAGCAAGCAGTTCGGGTTCCACTTCCAATGTGCTGTCTTTACCGGATTTCAGCTCCTCAATACGGGCGGCGTTGATGTCAAAGCCTACGGTGGAGAACTTCTTGCCGAACTCGACGGCCAGTGGCAGGCCAACATAACCCAGGCCCACAACTGCAATTTTTGCGTTCCTCAAATCTGTCATTGGAAACCCTTTAAGCGAGATAGTAGTAGTATTTTATTTAATAAATCGAACTATAATGAGCGTCCGTCGTTAGACGGTCTCCCCGGAAGCCCTTGGCGGTTCCGGGGAAACTCAGGAAACAGCCCGCGCATTCGTTATCGGATCATGCGCTTAAGGCTAAATCATTCAAGACTTCGTTTGAGCTGATTCGCGCATATCGACCATGGCGACAATATCAAGCGAACTCTTGAGAAATTTAGCCGAAGCGCGTCGCCGCGCAAGTATATCGGAAAATACGCGCCAAGATATTTGAATTTAGTTTAACAATACTCTTTTGTATTTGCTTAACTTAAGTTGTCCGAAAAAATTTGATAGCATGAGCGGCCCTCAAGTCTAGGCTGCAAGTCCGTGTTGGTAAGGAGAAAAGGCTTGGCCCACGTACGTATATTCCGGCATTACATACATTTGCCCTACATTATTATGGGCGTCGCGGACCTGGTGGTCTTAGGCGCAGTATTTTACTGTGGCGTTTTCTTTCGTTATTTCGGCGAAATCAATTTTTTCCTCGATAACTATCAGGTCGCTATTCCCGAGGCGCTGACCTTTGCGTTGGTTAACCTTATCATCATGATCGCAATGGGGGTCTATCCCGCCAAAACCCAAGAGGGTATGTCCGGCATGATGTTGAGAACGATATTTTCGATTCTCATGTCCGCCGCAGGTTTGTCCTTTTTATTTTACGTAACTGAATCCTGGTTATGGTATTTCGGCAAGGGCGTTTTGGCGCTTTCCTCGGTCCTGGCGATTTTTATCCTGGGCATCTCCCGCAGTCTGTTCCTGTTTTTCGCTAATGAACAAAGCTTCAAGCGCAATGTTTTAGTGCTCGGCGCAGGAAACCGCGCGAGCAATCTTTACGAGGACTTAAAGGAGCCCCTGGATCGCCGAGGCGTTGAGTTAATGGGGTTTGTGCCGGGGCTGGACGAAGAGCTCAAGGTGCCTGAGCCGAAAGTGTTGAGAATTCCTGGAACTCTGAAGGATTATATTTTGAATCATCCGGTCGATGAGATTGTTATCGCCCTGGATGACCGCAGAAAGAAGCTGCCGCTGGATGACTTGCTTGAATGCAAGATGGAAGGCGTGCATATCGTGGACGCCCCTACGTTTCTGGAGCGCGAAGGCCGTAAGGTGGCGCTTGATCTGATTCAGCCAAGCTGGATGATCTTTGCTGATGGATTCGGGGCGGTTTCCACTCGCAGCATCACCAAGCGCGGCTTTGATATTTTATCCAGCCTGAGCCTGTTGCTCGTGACTTGGCCTATTATGTTACTGACGGTGCTCGCTATTAAGCTTGAGGAAGGCTGGTCTGCTCCAGTGTTGTATAAGCAAGAGCGGGTTGGGCTAAACGGTCGTCCGTTCCCAGTCATGAAGTTTCGTAGCATGAGGGTTGATGCGGAGAAGCATGGCGCCGTCTGGGCGCAGAAAAACGACACTCGCGTGACCCGTGTTGGCGGTTTTATTCGTAAAGTGCGTATCGACGAGCTGCCGCAAATTTTTAATGTTTTGTTAGGAGATATGGCTGTGGTTGGGCCGCGTCCAGAGAGGCCCATTTTTGTGGAAAAGCTTTCGGAAAAGATTCCTTACTATAACGAAAGGCATAGAGTGAAGCCCGGTATCACCGGTTGGGCGCAACTCTGTTTCGCTTACGCCGATAGTGAGGAGGACACCAAGGAGAAGCTGCGGTATGATTTATACTACATTAAGAATCAGAGTCTACTGCTTGATTTAATTGTATTAATTCAGACCGTTGAGGTTATTTTGTTTAAGAAAGGCTCCCGGTAAGCGGGCGCTCGGGTTTTTAACATTGGCATCATTGTTTTGAAGTATTTAGCAGGGCGTAATGTTGGAAAACTATCCGGAAAACCCTGGCTGCTGAAGAGCCGCATTGGATTCAACTGCTGATTAACTTGGGATACTAATGATGAATATTAACGCCTTGAAAATATGCGTTCTGGCATTACTGGCTGTGCTGTTCAGCGCCTGCAGCACGGTTAAGCCTTCCGATAATGCTCTGGTTAGCGCCGCTCTGAAAGATCGGCCTAAGATGCTGGAGTCGTATATTCTGGGGCCTGGCGATGTGGTTAACATTAATGTTTGGCGTAACCCTGAGCTATCAGGAAGCGTGCCAATTAGGCCGGATGGCAAATTGTCTACGACGCTGGTTGGCGATATCGTAGCGTCCGGAAAAACTCCGGCTCAGTTGGCTGAGGAAATCAAGCAAAAGCTGTCGGTATATATCCGTGAGCCTCAAGTCAGCGTTGTCGTCACTGGAATGCAGAGCTATGAGTTTTCCAGTCGCGTACGTGTGACCGGCGCGGTGAAGTCGCCCATTTCCATTCCTTATCGTCATGGAATGACCGTCATGGATGTTGTGCTGACGGCTGGCGGGCTGAATGATTTCGCAAATGGAGACAGCAGCGTGCTGTATAGACAGTACCAAGGGAAGAGCGTGATCATTCCTGTAAAATTAAATGAAATCTTTCAGGAAGGCGACGTGACCACCAACTACGAGTTGAACCCTGGGGATATAATTACTGTTCCTGAGAAGGTGTTGTAATACGACGCGGTTGGGGGCGAAATTGAGTTTGAGACTGAACTTTTCTCTTATGACTATGCTGGTGCAATGATATGGCGGTTCCAATAGATCAGCTACCAAAAGAAGCCTTCAGGGAGATTCGTTCCCGGAAATGGCTGTCGTTCTTTGTTTTTCTTGCTGTCAGCTTCGGAACGCTTGTCGTGGGCGCATTTTGGCCGCAGCAGTTTACTTCGCGCGGAGTTATTTATGTGGACGATCAGAATATAATTCGACCACTGATGGAAGGCTCTGCTCTGACCACCAAAGTCAAAGATCACGTGGCTTCTGTAGAAGAAGTTATGCTATCGAGAAGAGTTCTAACGCGGCTCGCCGAAATGGAAGAAATTTGGGGGACGGTTAAAAGCGAAGCGGCGAAAGAAGGGATTATCAGCAAAATAAGGAATAATGTCGCTGTTAAGAAAACGGGCGCTCCCAACTTTATTGAGATTGAATATAAAGACTCAACTGCCCAAAGAGTGTTTGATGTAACTCGGGAGTTGAGTCAGCTATTTATAGATGAGACTGAAAGTAGCAAGCGGGAAGAAAGCCGCAACGCATACGAGTTCGTTGACAAGCAGGTTAAGGCTTATCAAACCCAACTGCAGGCCTCTGAAGAACGGCTGAAAAATTTCTTACAAGAAAACGTCGATGGTACGGCGGACACGGTTGGCTCCAGAATTTCCTCGCTTGAGCGTCAGCTTGAAGAGGCTGAGTTGGGAATTAAGGAGGCTATTGCGCAAAGGGACGCGTTACAGTCTCAACTGTCTGGTCAATCCAAAATCGTACGCAGGGAAGTTGCTGGAGACGCCTACGAGACGCGGATCGAGGAGCTGAATAAGAAGTTGGATTCTCTTAGGTTAATATACCTGGACAGCTATCCTGATATCATTGCGCTTAAGCAGCAAATCGCGGAGCTGGAAAGGCAGCGTACAGAGGCTCTGTCCAGTGGAAGCGCGTCTGGTTCGCGCTCTGAATCCTCTTTTAACCCAATTTATCAAGAGTTGCAGAGTGAGCTGTCCAAAGCTCTGGCGAATATTGACACGCTGCGAACTAGACAGGCCTCCCTCACCGCATTGTTGGAGAGAGAGCGTACCCGTATGCAGCGTATTCAGGAGAATGAAGCAAAAATCTCTGAGCTTACTCGGGATTATGAAGTCAACAAGAGCATATATGACGATTTGCTTAAAAGACGTGAGAAAGCGCGTGTATCAATGAGGCTCGACGTTGAAGGGCATGGTCTTAGCTATAAGATCCATGAGGCCCCTGCGTATCCCTTGAAACCATCTGGCTTTACATTCCGGCACTTTGCAGTTGCTGGCCTGTTTTTAGGCATGTTGGCTCCTTTTGGTTTGGCTATTGCGTTTTGCCAAGTTGATCCGAGAGTGCGTACAGGATCTATTTTGCAGGAAAATACGGGTATCCCTGTGTTGGCGACCATCCCCTATATTTCCACTCCACTGGAACGGAGAATTGACCGACGCCGTACGAAAGTCATTTTATTCTTGGCTGTGTTGAGTATTGGCGTTTATTTATTGTACGGGTGGATGCGTTATACGGGAGTCGTCTTGTGAGTGATAAGCAAGAGAACACCAAAAATATCTATGATATCGACAAGGGCGTGGCTCGAACCCAGGATCAGTCTCAGAGTACATCTGCGGACAGAGTCTTAGTCCCGAGCTCTCTGGAAATCAAATCAGGTAGCGTAGAGCGCTATGTGATTAGCAAGCAAATCGCCAAAATGAGAGAGCCCTCTCTTTTGTCAGTGGATGACCTGAATCAAAAGAGGATAATTCATCCAGAGTCCCCTGACCGCGCTATTATCGACAAGTTTAGAGAGCTTCGTACGCGTCTGTTGGAAATCAGTAAGGGAAATAACTTTACCTTGGCTGTTACAGGCGTAACTGAAGGATGTGGGGCTTCTTTTGCGGCTGTAAACTTAGCTGCCGCATTTGCGCTGGATAGCAGTAAGACGGCTTTGATTATAGATTGCAATTTGAGGGAGCCCTCGCTTCATAATATTCTCGATCTCATGCCTGACCTGGGCGTTACGGACTTTATCGAGGACCCCGATATGGATATAGCATCAGTTATATATCCAACGGGCATTAAAAGATTGCGCCTGATTCCAGCGGGTAGCAGGAGGGAATCTTCTGGGGAGTTTTTTACTTCTTTTCGTATGAGGCAGTTTCTGCACTCGCTAAGAAAGCGATATCCTGATCGCTTTATTATTCTGGACACACCTTCAATTGCAGTGTCGCCAGATGCGCGGATTATTTCCGAGCTGTGTGATTTGACATTGGTTGTCGTACCTCATGGAAGGGTTACAGAAAGTCAGATTGTATCCGCTGTGTCGTCGATTCCTTCGCAGAAATGCGCTGGAGTCCTAGTAAATGGCTAATTTTAGTTCAAAAAATCTGTCTTATTTCATGTAACCACCATAAGGATCTGTCCCTTCATGGATTACCTTATTCCATTTAAAAAAAAGCCGACGCTCTTCGCTCTGGTTGGCGTAAATCTATTGTGTGCGCCATTGGCCTTACGTGCAGATCCGCTGGAGGTTCGCCTCAGCGCTACGCATGAGTATTCAGATAATGTTACGAAGACGAAAGAAAAGAAAGATGACACCCTAACCAAAGTGGGCATCAACTTAGGCCAAACTCTTTCAAAAGGAGCGTATGCAAGCTCATTATCGGCGGACTTCGGTTTTGAGCACTATTGGGGAGACACCTTTGGCGATGAAGTCACCACAGAGGTTACTTATAGTGGAAAGTATAATTTCTCCCCCGCATTATCATGGTCTCTCAAGGACGAGCTTACCGAAGATGTACTAAATAGCAGTACGCCAACTACTCCGGATTCAAGGGTGCGTAAGAATGTCCTTACTACCGGTCCAAGTTATCGAGTCGCGATGACCTCCGAGGACGATCTGGTTTTAGGGGCGAATTACAAACAGATTGACTTTGAAAGCAATACTGCCGTTGACAGTAAAAGGCAATCGGCTACGGCTGATTATATGCACCGCTTTGCCAGTGCTTTGACATTTACTTGGAGTAACAGTGGTGAATGGGCAAAGTTAGATAATGAGACGGATCTTGAAACATTGGAGTCAGAGTTACGCTTTAGCAAGAAATATAATGACCTTACTACCAGTTTAGGGGTCGGTTTTACTAAGCTAAAAAGTGAGCGGGCTAACGTTACCAATGAGTCAGAGGATGTTACAGGCTCATTTAATGCAAATTACCAGGCTTCAGCGGCTTTAGGGCTTTTCTATTCTTACAAGCGTACATTGACTGACAGTGCTTCAGAAACGGTGTTTCAGCTTTTCGAACGACCTATTTCGTTTGGTTCCAGTGATAGCGTTCTCTTGCAAGAGCATGTTGCTGGAGCAAGTTACACTCCAAATGTCAGAGATACTTTTCAGTTAACAGGTGTTAGCAGCACTGAGGAAAACGAGGGTGCTAGTACTAAAGATAAAGAGCACTCTTTGTCTATTAGTTGGTCACATAACGTCAACTCCACTTGGAGTTGGTTTGCTTCATCAGAGTATACGAATAAAGAGGTTGGCGTCCGTAATGCGGACGAAGACTCGTACGATCATACGCTGAGGCTTAATCATAAATGGTTTAAGAACTTCAGCTCTCGTTACTACGCTGAGTATGAAGTTAAAGATTCTTCTGATGGAGCAAATGAGTACGATGCGCTGACCGTTGGAATCGGCGTGGACTACGTCCCCAATTTTTAATCATATAGGTGGTTGTCTTGCAGAACGCCTTAACTATAGATGTAGAGGATTATTTCCACGTTGCGGCGCTAGCGGAATCAATTAGCGTTGATGAGTGGTCGAATCGAGAGTGTCGCGTGGAAAAGAACACGCGAAATTTACTTGAGTTATTTGACAAGAAAGGTGTGAAAGGCACTTTTTTTGTTTTGGGGTGGGTGGCGGAAAGATATCCTCATATTGTCACTGATATTCATCAGGCGGGCCACGAAGTGGCCTCACACGGCTACAGCCACCAATTGGTTTACTCGCAGACTCCAGAAGTATTCAGGGAAGAAACCGCCAAATCCAAAGATATTCTGGAAAATATCATTCAGCAGCCAGTAGAGGGATATCGGGCGGCGAGTTATTCAATAACCGCCAAGTCCAAGTGGGCGCTGGATATTTTGTGTGACTTGGGGTTTAAGTGGGATTCAAGTATTTTTCCGGTAAGGCACGATCGGTATGGGATGCCAAATACGCCGGAAGATCCCTACATACTGCAAGCGCCAAATGGCAAGCAGATTGTTGAGTTTCCCTTAACTACTTGCCCGATTGGTAAATATAGACTGCCTATTGCTGGCGGCGGCTACTTCAGGTTGTTTCCTTATTGGCTTACGCGTTGGGGACTAGGGCGGGTAAATAGTTTGGGACGAAGTTTTATCTTTTACTTGCATCCATGGGAAATTGATCCGAAACAGCCGCGAGTCAAGGCCAGTATGTTGTCTACGTTTAGGCACTACAATAACCTGGATGTGTGCTTTTCCAGGTTGGAGGCGTTGCTGGATGACTTTTCTTTTACTACGGTTTCAGAAGTACTTAAGGCCCAGTCTATCGACTCAGTTCCAGTTGCGGTTTAACGCCTGTTATGAATGATACATATAACTTAGACAGCCTGAAGTCGAGAGAAGATCAACTTAAGGCGCGCAAAGGCGAGCTGTCGCGTTTAATTGGCGAAGCTAAGAAAAATGGCTCCGATGCGAATGAACTCATTGTTGAAATGGGGGCAATATCAGCCGAATTTAAAGAAGTAGCGGCTCATATCAAGACGCTTAAAAAAGCGCAACGCCAGCAGGGTGACTGGTCGAATGATGAAATGCTTACGGATGGCCAGCAAGATAAGGCTAAGCAGGCAGAGAAGCTACAACAGGTTATTGAAGAGGTTTCCTCTGCGCCACAGATCCTAAGTCTTGCAACAAAAGCATTTCGCGTCGTGGAAATAGACGCTGAACCGGGCTTGCGTGCATCTTGGGATGATTACGTTGACCAGCATCCGCAGTCTTCCCCGTATCACAAGATATGGGTGAAATCGTTCGTTGAGTCAGTGTACGGTCACCCATGCCGCTTTATTTGTGCGCTTGACGAGACAGACAGGATCGTCGGTGTTCTGCCGCTTACTCAATTGAACAGTCGTCTATTTGGAAATTTTATTGTCTCTGCACCGTATTTTAACTATGGCGGTATTCTCGCGGACAGCAGGCAAGTCGCTCAAATACTGCTCGCTGATGCTGTGCGCTGGCGTGACCAAGTTGGAGCAGGGCATATTGAATTACGGCATTTGACGCCATCCAGCCTGAGGTTGCCGCAACGAACAGAAAAGCTGACATTCTGGCTTGCGTTACCACAGCAGGAAGATGATTTGTGGTTGAGCTTTAAACCAAAGGTTCGAGCACAGATTAAGCGGCCGCAAAAGGAAGGCGCTGAAGTTACCATTGGTGGCGCCGAGTTACTAGACGACTTTTATGCGGTGTTCTCAAGGAATATGAGAGATCTTGGTACGCCGGTTTATGGCAGAAACTTTTTTTATGGTTTCCTTAGTTCATACGGAGAATCTGCTAGAGTTGTCATAGGCAGGTTAAACAAGACTGTAGTCGCATGCGCAATTGTTATTGGACATGGGCGACGCATGGAAATTCCCTGGGCTTCTACGCTTCAGGAGGCTAATAGCTCTGGAATTAATATGCTGATGTACTGGGAAATACTTAAGTTCAGTATTCATCAGAAGTATCAAATATTTGATTTTGGGCGCTGCACTGAAGGCAGTGGCACCTATAAGTTTAAACAGCAGTGGGGGGCGACTCCCGTCAGGTTGCATTGGGACTATTGCCTGGCGGAAGGTAGGGACGCGCCCAAATTGAACCCGGATAATCCAAAGTTCAAGTTGGTTATAGCAGTTTGGAAGAGGCTTCCTGTTTGGCTCACTAATATGGTGGGCCCTTTGCTGGTCAAGTACTTGCCATAGGCGGTTGAGAAACTTTTACCGCGTCGAACCTAAACTGCAGAGTAAAGTAATGAGTAGCACTCTTGGGAATAGAGGGCGGAGGCGAGAGTTGTTCGCTATCGCCAAGCAAGAAGAGTGGGGGTTGCCGGAGGCTCTAATTGCTGCAGCCCAGCGCTTTCCTGACTGTCATGCAGTCAAATCGGAAGATGGTCAATTCACTTATCTAGAGTTATTAAGTCAGTCTATATCCGTGGCTGAGCGGCTCAATATCTTGGGCGTAAAGCCTGGCGATAGGGTGGCTGTATGCGTTAACAGAGACCATCATCTTCCTGCTTTGCTCCTGGGTGTTGGAATGTCGGGCGCCGCTTATGTCCCTGTGGACCCAGCTTTTCCTGCCGAGAGAATTGCAATTATCCTTGAAGATGCGGATGTGTCAGCCGCGATTTATGAGCCTTCTACGCTTTCTTTGGTTGAAAGTACGCAAAACCTTCTTTTGCTTGATAGGTTTGAGTTGGATGCAGTGGGCGTTACGTTGCGTTCTTTCGATGCGCTCAGAGATGAGTATGTGCGCCTTTCCGAACGCAGGACCAATACGGCGGAGTTACTGGCTTATATCATTTTTACTTCAGGATCTACTGGAAGGCCTAAAGGCGTCCCAATTACGCATCGTGCGGCGATAAACTTTTTATATGGCGTTGATGAAAAGATAGGAACGCAAGAGGGTGACCGGTTTCTTGGTCTAACCACTATTTCTTTTGACATCTCCGTGCTAGAGCTGTTTCTACCAATAGTTTTGGGGGGGTGCGTATATGTTTGTAAAAAAGGGGATGCGCTTTCTCCAGATCGACTGGCTGCAATTATCGAAGATAATGGCATCAACGTCTTACAGGCCACGCCAGCTACTTGGCGGTTGATGCTGGAGCTAGGCTGGAAGCCGAATCAATATCAGAAAATCTTATGTGGAGGCGAAGCCTTTCCATCGGACTTGGCTGCCAAGCTGCTCTGTAGTGCTGGTGAAGTATGGAATATGTATGGGCCAACTGAAGCCACTGTTTGGGTAACTAGTCATAAGGTTGGCGCAGAAGATATTGAGGCTGGCTTCATTCCTTTAGGCGAGCCATACGCTAATATTGAACTCCGTGTGGTCAATGAGGCTTTGCAGTCGGTTGGCGCTGGCGGTTCTGGAGAGCTTTTAATCGGCGGAGAGTGCCTGTCGCCCGGTTACTTTAGGCGTCCTGAATTAAATTCTGATCGATTTATATCGCTGGTTGAAAATGGTCAAACCAAAACGTTCTATCGTACGGGAGACCTTGTCGAGCAGAGGCAAGATGGGAGTTTGCGTTATCTGGACCGTCTCGATAACCAAGTAAAGATACGCGGCTTTCGGATTGAGCTGGGAGAAGTTGAAGCAGTATTGCGGCAGGTTCCAGGCATCGCAGACGCAGCTGTTGTCGCTGTTTCTAATGCGGCGGGTGATAACGTTCTGGTAGGTTGTGTTCGGTTTGTCGGTGAGAAACTGGCCTTTCCTGCAATTGAGAATGATCTACGGAAAGTTCTGCCGTTTTATATGGCGCCAGGATTGTGGCGGGCCTATGAATGTTTTCCGCAGACACCAAATAAAAAGATAGATAAAAAGGCGCTAAAAAAAGATGTTGAAGCCAGTCTTGAGTCGACTGACGACACTGAGTCAGGCTTCGCTACAGATACGGAGCTGAGGCTTGCGAAAGTGTGGGGGGGGGTATTAGGTAGTGCGCCTAAAACCCCCTATGATCATTTTAATGAATTGGGAGGGCATTCCCTGGCCTCTGCTCGCCTCTCGGTAGAGATCCAAAAAGAGTTTGGCAAATTCGTAAGCATTAATCTTTTGATTGCCCATCCGCTCTTTATGGAGCAGTGTGACCTGATAACCTCTTTTTCCGAAGAAAGGAGTCTATCGGACGCACCTGCAAAAAATGATAGAAGCTTGACCGATGGGCAGAAGCGAATTTGGTTTATATGCCAGCTGGCGGGCTCCAGTAGTGTCTTCAACGAGTCTGAAGCTTTTATGCTGGAGGGGGGTTGTGAGCTTGACCTGTTAAAAGTGGCTATAGACGCTTTAATGAAAGCCACTCCAGCGATACGGCTACATTTAAACGCTGAAGATTTAAGCTGGGAGTTGCGAGAAGAGCCTGAAACGCCGCTGGAGGTTAGAGATCTGTATCTGGATTCCGGCTCCCTTGATAGCTATCTCCATCAGGAAGCGAAAAGAGAGTTTGATTTTGGCGAGGAGTTGTTAGTCCGCTTCGTAGCCTATGAAGCGGATGGAAAGTTGATCGCCCTGCAAATGATTACTCATCATATTTTGCTGGATGGTATCTCTCAATTGTTGGTATGGAACCGTTTATTCGATTTGTACGAGCAATTGATGGAAGGTGCGGATTTGAGAGCGCAGACTTCGCTAGGTTGGGACAGTGTCAATTTAGTGAGAGAAAGCGATGGCTTGCGAGAATGTGCGGATTTCTGGGGTCAAAATCTAAAAGGGCCGTTGCCTGCCTTAAATCTTCCAACGGACTATCCGCGCCCAGACTACTTTGATTTTAAAGGGCGACAATACTCAGCTTTTCTTGGCGAAGATATCACTGGACGTTTGCTCAGCGTTGCTCACTTAGTCCGTACCAGACCATTTGTCATATTGGTTTGCGCTTATGCGGCATGGTTGAGAAGAGTATCAGATAGCGAAGACCTAGTATTGGGCACTGCTACAAGCGGTAGAGACTCCAAAGAGGGCCTTCAAGACTCTATAGGTATGTTCTTTAATACGATACCGCTTAGGTTGAATAGAGAGGAAAAGAACCTTTTTGAGCAAATTAAGTATGTAGAGCAAACTTTAAACCAAGCGCTTCTGCATGGAGGGTTGTCATTCGATAAAATAGTGTCCGCGGCGCACGCTGACCGGGATCCATCCAGG
Coding sequences within:
- a CDS encoding FemAB family XrtA/PEP-CTERM system-associated protein, which encodes MNDTYNLDSLKSREDQLKARKGELSRLIGEAKKNGSDANELIVEMGAISAEFKEVAAHIKTLKKAQRQQGDWSNDEMLTDGQQDKAKQAEKLQQVIEEVSSAPQILSLATKAFRVVEIDAEPGLRASWDDYVDQHPQSSPYHKIWVKSFVESVYGHPCRFICALDETDRIVGVLPLTQLNSRLFGNFIVSAPYFNYGGILADSRQVAQILLADAVRWRDQVGAGHIELRHLTPSSLRLPQRTEKLTFWLALPQQEDDLWLSFKPKVRAQIKRPQKEGAEVTIGGAELLDDFYAVFSRNMRDLGTPVYGRNFFYGFLSSYGESARVVIGRLNKTVVACAIVIGHGRRMEIPWASTLQEANSSGINMLMYWEILKFSIHQKYQIFDFGRCTEGSGTYKFKQQWGATPVRLHWDYCLAEGRDAPKLNPDNPKFKLVIAVWKRLPVWLTNMVGPLLVKYLP
- a CDS encoding non-ribosomal peptide synthetase, whose product is MFAIAKQEEWGLPEALIAAAQRFPDCHAVKSEDGQFTYLELLSQSISVAERLNILGVKPGDRVAVCVNRDHHLPALLLGVGMSGAAYVPVDPAFPAERIAIILEDADVSAAIYEPSTLSLVESTQNLLLLDRFELDAVGVTLRSFDALRDEYVRLSERRTNTAELLAYIIFTSGSTGRPKGVPITHRAAINFLYGVDEKIGTQEGDRFLGLTTISFDISVLELFLPIVLGGCVYVCKKGDALSPDRLAAIIEDNGINVLQATPATWRLMLELGWKPNQYQKILCGGEAFPSDLAAKLLCSAGEVWNMYGPTEATVWVTSHKVGAEDIEAGFIPLGEPYANIELRVVNEALQSVGAGGSGELLIGGECLSPGYFRRPELNSDRFISLVENGQTKTFYRTGDLVEQRQDGSLRYLDRLDNQVKIRGFRIELGEVEAVLRQVPGIADAAVVAVSNAAGDNVLVGCVRFVGEKLAFPAIENDLRKVLPFYMAPGLWRAYECFPQTPNKKIDKKALKKDVEASLESTDDTESGFATDTELRLAKVWGGVLGSAPKTPYDHFNELGGHSLASARLSVEIQKEFGKFVSINLLIAHPLFMEQCDLITSFSEERSLSDAPAKNDRSLTDGQKRIWFICQLAGSSSVFNESEAFMLEGGCELDLLKVAIDALMKATPAIRLHLNAEDLSWELREEPETPLEVRDLYLDSGSLDSYLHQEAKREFDFGEELLVRFVAYEADGKLIALQMITHHILLDGISQLLVWNRLFDLYEQLMEGADLRAQTSLGWDSVNLVRESDGLRECADFWGQNLKGPLPALNLPTDYPRPDYFDFKGRQYSAFLGEDITGRLLSVAHLVRTRPFVILVCAYAAWLRRVSDSEDLVLGTATSGRDSKEGLQDSIGMFFNTIPLRLNREEKNLFEQIKYVEQTLNQALLHGGLSFDKIVSAAHADRDPSRPTLAQAYITFNDFSRRKKTVKSIGKLRPIHVDAGYTQGEIFLFVDFDGSDLTFRFQTSSALFTEQTSRAMMSDFTRTLTNLIESLEVGKSKLELEGQAGYWINKASPKEGYDPDKMATDLMVNEALLEKVIGVWKDVLGLSSLDVDANFFEVGGHSIKALQIFDQLHRQCGINAPLALLFKAPTPRSLAKELGCILAANDNVQETDEDTSSQEGGDSHWRNIVSLSPGGAKTPLICVHPIGGNVLAYKALIDFEGLNRPVYGIQSTGLDGVSKPFESILEMAAHYAVQVERTLAKKHVCLLGGSMGGTIAIELANELLAKGFKVDWVILLDTIGPFAKSERESAEIDRRGIWEKVVQSFSARSKYYLQVARVSFYRSFGLRLPQTLRVFEVRRANRIAMERHRERTYGGSVILLRLPIEKAGAYSFPWLGWEKHLTGRVEVETVDAEHAQFLESDEAKRVLAGFLREQE